One part of the Tachyglossus aculeatus isolate mTacAcu1 chromosome 26, mTacAcu1.pri, whole genome shotgun sequence genome encodes these proteins:
- the FXYD3 gene encoding FXYD domain-containing ion transport regulator 3 yields MTGFGPIPQPRLSIKGRGCGIGPKPVMPLTFTLALPLLIPSRPRAGGHWQLQVQCGAARALPARSPTPLSRLPIEDGVRLPPLPPPPPPLLPWLPHGLPVVMKLGLQAGLPVLLLLLPAVLPVSAANDPADPDNPFYYDWHNLRVGGLICAAILCAIGIIVLMSGRCKCRFSQKHNPRGGNVPTPLMGPGSSSNC; encoded by the exons ATGACTGGCTTCGGGCCGATACCTCAACCTCGCCTCTCGATAAAGGGACGAGGTTGTGGTATCGGCCCGAAGCCTGTCATGCCTCTGACCTTTACCCTGGCCTTGCCCCTGCTCATCCCTAGCCGCCCAAGAGCTGGGGGACACTGGCAGTTGCAGGTCCAATGCGGGGCAGCGCGGGCCCTCCCCGCCCggtcccccaccccactctcGCGGCTTCCAATTGAGGATGGGGTG CGACTCCCGCCgctgccgcctccgccgccgcctttGCTGCCTTGGTTGCCGCACG GTCTGCCTGtagtgatgaagctgggactcCAGGCTGGGCTTCCAGTGTTACTCCTGCTGCTGCCGGCAG tTCTACCTGTTTCAGCAGCCAATGACCCTGCAG acccagACAACCCCTTCTACTATG ACTGGCACAACCTGCGAGTGGGTGGCCTGATCTGTGCTGCGATCCTGTGTGCCATTGGCATCATCGTCCTCATGA GTGGCAGATGTAAATGCAGGTTCAGCCAGAAGCACAA cccccgcgGTGGGAATGTGCCCACCCCTCTCATGGGCCCAG GCTCTTCCAGTAACTGCTGA
- the PSMC4 gene encoding 26S proteasome regulatory subunit 6B produces MEEIGILVEKAQDEAPALAVSRPHTALSFLGPEPEDLEDLYSRYKKLQQELEFLEVQEEYIKDEQKNLKKEFLHAQEEVKRIQSIPLVIGQFLEAVDQNTAIVGSTTGSNYYVRILSTIDRELLKPNASVALHKHSNALVDVLPPEADSSIMMLTSDQKPDVMYADIGGMDIQKQEVREAVELPLTHFELYKQIGIDPPRGVLMYGPPGCGKTMLAKAVAHHTTAAFIRVVGSEFVQKYLGEGPRMVRDVFRLAKENAPAIIFIDEIDAIATKRFDAQTGADREVQRILLELLNQMDGFDQNVNVKVIMATNRADTLDPALLRPGRLDRKIEFPLPDRRQKRLIFSTITSKMNLSEEVDLEDYVARPDKISGADINSICQEGGMLAVRENRYIVLAKDFEKAYKTVIKKDEQEHEFYK; encoded by the exons ATGGAGGAGATCGGGATCCTGGTGGAGAAGGCACAG GATGAAGCCCCCGCCCTGGCCGTGTCCCGACCTCACACGGCCCTGTCCTTCCTGGGCCCGGAACCCGAGGACCTGGAGGACTTGTACAGCCGCTACAAG AAGCTACAGCAGGAGCTGGAGTTTCTGGAGGTGCAGGAGGAGTACATCAAAGATGAGCAGAAGAACCTGAAGAAGGAGTTTCTCCACGCTCAGGAGGAGGTCAAGCGGATCCAGAGCATCCCGCTGGTCATCGGCCAGTTCCTGGAGGCCGTGGACCAGAACACAGCCATCGTGGGCTCCACCACCG GCTCCAACTACTATGTGCGCATCTTGAGCACTATCGACCGGGAGTTGCTGAAACCCAATGCCTCGGTTGCTCTGCACAAGCACAGCAACGCGCTGGTGGATGTGCTGCCTCCCGAGGCCGACAGCAGTATCATGATGCTTACCTCAG ACCAGAAGCCAGATGTGATGTATGCGGACATTGGTGGGATGGACATCCAGAAGCAGGAGGTGCGGGAGGCCGTGGAGCTGCCCCTGACCCATTTTGAACTGTACAAGCAG ATTGGGATCGATCCCCCCCGAGGGGTGCTGATGTACGGCCCCCCGGGCTGTGGCAAGACGATGCTGGCGAAGGCTGTGGCTCATCACACTACGG CGGCGTTCATCCGAGTGGTGGGCTCCGAGTTCGTCCAGAAGTACCTGGGTGAGGGTCCTCGCATGGTGAGGGATGTGTTCCGCCTCGCCAAAGAGAACGCCCCCGCGATCATCTTCATTGACGAGATTGATGCCATCGCCACCAAGAGATTTGATGCCCAGACTGGGG CTGACCGTGAGGTTCAGAGGATCCTCTTGGAGCTGCTCAACCAGATGGATGGATTCGACCAGAACGTCAATGTCAAG GTGATCATGGCCACGAACCGGGCCGACACGTTGGATCCCGCCCTGCTGCGGCCTGGCCGCCTGGACCGCAAGATCGAATTCCCCTTGCCGGACCGGAGGCAGAAGCGCCTCATATTCTCCACCATCACCAGCAAGATGAACCTGTCTGAGGAGGTCGACCTGGAGGACT ATGTTGCTCGACCGGACAAGATCTCAGGAGCCGACATCAACTCCATCTGCCAGGAG ggcggcATGCTGGCCGTGCGTGAGAACCGCTACATCGTCCTGGCCAAGGACTTCGAGAAGGCATACAAGACGGTCATCAAGAAAGACGAGCAGGAGCACGAGTTTTACAAGTGA
- the LOC119946171 gene encoding IgGFc-binding protein-like, protein MCVTGGARDTLCALLGSHARQCQSHGLPILPWREQAGCDLPCPAHSHYELCGSSCPASCAGPVPGLGLGPSRCPTPCQEGCQCDPGFVLSGTGCVRPARCGCSSGGRYYVAGETFWAGPSCLRRCRCDPASHTVRCAAAACRTGERCGMLRGVLGCHPLGPASCRAAGRSQLSTFDGRIYAAPASCAFVLSELCGAPDPADPAPLPPFRVEVKKRPGPRGPELEEVSVLVNGTQVRFSRAEPGLAQVDGEAVALPLRFPAAGLALYRDGPFSELQSDLGLAVRSDLAYSVHLSLPPRYAGRVCGLCGDFNGDPADDPRPPPPAPRGDPADDPRPPHLTPRGEPADELQPPHLLPRGGPTDDGHPGNGSRRMGPAAAPGASKADLAHGTAAWSSDDCDGACGGGPRALCRLVLDPEGPFAACHALVAPAPYEEACVSDACLDPASAERLLCLAARDYTASCQRVNASLQPWRNASFCDPGCPAHSRYRLCRDPRALRLCAGAPLPSRDRPACSEGCACLDGFLWNGQSCVRPGQCGCEHEGRYYHVGTLVWLPGCSRRCSCEAGARFRCSAARCPAGERCAVRHGRRGCHGPMGTCSASGDPHYYSFDGAVTHFQGTCSYELTRSCGPGPSPGGLSFRVVATNRHFRSRRVSFVSRVEVWLHGPGLAAHVVLGQGRALQVGGAAAGARDPAARRGVRVREPPGAAPTCSPSPVAAHALFGTVDGRAATPPVRLGLRARVTEGRQGAVAVQVDEELEVRFNGRGAAVVRVASRYRGRLCGMCGNFNGDQADDKLLPSGAPAPSDAAFGNAWQTDPSPAGCQKDSGEGEPCPDLAQAQQLCFILVNRSGPFAECHWHESPGPYAQACIYDLCRYGTGNRMQCAALEPYAELCALHGLHLPDWREELGCGEGSSRPEAGRRRAITGEIEVYRSLPLPHGRVRGGEAPGDAGGGCGGAGVTCPPNSYYDFCGPPCPPTCGGFNGSGLGCGGPCSAGCFCRDGFALEAGACVARARCGCALPGGRYLPLGGAALLHDDCSRRCACRAPGALQCAPHACAPGERCRLRGGRRGCHPTRFGTLWLYGDPHVQTFDGAALRLHEPRRFTLSRSCRTRRRRRRLQPFAVALTVGRGPGAAAWARRLDVDVLGARLGLLAWRPGSVEVNGSRANLPVVLAGGRVLVYYSGSAAVVRTDAGLSVSFDWSHHVSVTVPETYAGALCGLGGDFNGDPRDDFRAPDGSLLADAAAFAASWREPDAPGAAPCVAPRPAPRCGREAQARYRAGGACGLIAAQDGPFRACHRPDEARLHLENCVHDLCATGGARDTLCALLGSHARQCQSHGLPILPWRGQAGCDLPCPAHSHYELCGSSCPASCAGPVPGLGLGPARCPTPCQEGCQCDPGFVLSGTGCVRPARCGCSSGGRYYVAGETFWAGPSCLRRCRCDPASRTVRCAAAACRTGERCGMLRGVLGCHPQLVASPGHSRLKRRPGSDAPCSGLLEDLASVRGSGAQVNPAPAPP, encoded by the exons ATGTGTGTCACCGGCGGGGCCCGGGACACGCTCTGCGCGCTGCTAGGCAGCCACGCGAGGCAGTGCCAGAGCCACGGACTGCCCATCCTACCGTGGAGGGAGCAGGCGGGCTGCg ACCTGCCTTGTCCGGCGCACAGCCACTACGAGCTCTGCGGCTCCTCCTGCCCCGCTTCCTGCGCCGGCCCCGTcccggggctgggcctgggccccTCCCGCTGCCCGACGCCGTGCCAGGAAGGATGTCAGTGCGACCCCGGCTTCGTGCTGAGCGGCACCGGCTGCGTGCGCCCGGCGCGGTGCGGCTGCAGCTCCGGGGGCCGCTACTACGTGGCCGGAGAGACCTTCTGGGCGGGGCCGTCCTGCCTGCGCCGCTGCCGCTGCGACCCCGCTTCCCACACCGTGCGCTGCGCCGCCGCCGCCTGCCGGACCGGGGAGCGGTGCGGGATGCTGCGGGGCGTCCTCGGCTGCCACCCGTTGGGCCCGGCCTCCTGCCGCGCGGCGGGCCGCTCGCAGCTCAGCACCTTCGACGGCCGCATCTACGCGGCCCCGGCTTCGTGCGCCTTCGTCCTGTCCGAGCTGTGCGGGGCCCCGGATCCCGCGGACCCCGCCCCGCTGCCCCCGTTCAGGGTCGAGGTCAAGAAAAGGCCCGGCCCACGGGGCCCCGAGCTGGAGGAAGTTTCGGTGCTGGTCAACGGGACCCAAGTGCGGTTCTCGAGAGCGGAGCCGGGCCTCGCGCAG GTGGACGGGGAGGCCGTGGCCTTACCCCTGCGCTTTCCCGCCGCCGGGCTGGCTCTGTACCGCGACGGCCCCTTCTCAGAGCTGCAGAGCGACTTGGGCCTGGCGGTCCGCTCAGACCTCGCTTACAGcgtccacctctccctgcccccacgcTACGCGGGCCGCGTCTGCGGCCTGTGCGGGGACTTCAACGGCGATCCGGCCGACGACCCGCGGCCCCCGCCTCCCGCGCCGAGGGGCGACCCGGCCGACGACCCGCGGCCTCCGCACCTCACGCCGAGGGGCGAGCCGGCCGACGAGCTACAGCCCCCGCATCTCCTGCCGAGAGGCGGCCCGACCGACGACGGCCACCCCGGGAACGGCTCCCGGCGGATGGGCCCGGCCGCCGCCCCCGGGGCCTCGAAGGCGGACCTGGCCCACGGCACGGCTGCGTGGAGCAGCGACGACTGCGACGGAGCCTGCGGGGGGGGCCCACG GGCTCTCTGCCGGCTGGTGCTGGACCCTGAGGGCCCCTTCGCCGCCTGCCACGCCCTCGTGGCCCCGGCGCCCTACGAGGAGGCCTGCGTGAGCGACGCCTGCCTGGACCCCGCCAGCGCTGAGCGGCTCCTCTGCCTGGCCGCGCGGGATTACACCGCCTCCTGTCAGCGCGTCAACGCGAGCCTCCAGCCCTGGAGAAACGCGTCCTTCTGCG ACCCCGGCTGCCCCGCACACAGCCGCTACCGGCTCTGCAGAGACCCCCGAGCGCTCCGCCTCTGTGCCGgcgccccgctcccctcccgcGACCGCCCCGCCTGCTCCGAGGGCTGCGCCTGCCTCGACGGGTTCCTGTGGAATGGCCAGAGCTGCGTCCGGCCGGGACAGTGCGGCTGTGAGCATGAAGGACGCTACTACCAC GTGGGGACGTTGGTGTGGCTCCCCGGCTGCTCGAGACGCTGCAGCTGCGAAGCGGGCGCCCGGTTCCGCTGCTCGGCGGCTCGCTGCCCCGCCGGGGAGCGCTGCGCGGTGCGCCACGGCCGCCGAGGCTGCCACGGCCCCATGGGCACCTGCTCGGCCTCGGGAGACCCGCACTACTACTCCTTCGACGGCGCCGTCACCCACTTCCAGGGCACCTGCAGCTACGAGCTGACGCGCTCCTGCGGGCCCGGCCCGAGCCCCGGCGGGCTCTCGTTCCGCGTCGTGGCCACCAACAGGCACTTCCGCAGCCGCCGCGTCTCCTTCGTCAGCCGCGTGGAAGTCTGGCTGCACGGGCCGGGCCTGGCAGCGCACGTGGTCCTGGGCCAAGGCCGGGCCCTGCAGGTGGGCGGGGCCGCAGCGGGCGCGCGCGACCCGGCGGCTCGGCGGGGAGTCCGAGTCCGGGAGCCTCCCGGTGCCGCGCCTacttgctccccctcccccgtggCCGCCCACGCTCTGTTCGGAACC GTCGACGGCAGGGCCGCGACGCCGCCGGTGCGGCTGGGCCTCCGGGCGCGCGTAACGGAGGGGCGGCAGGGCGCTGTGGCGGTGCAGGTGGACGAGGAATTGGAGGTGCGCTTCAACGGCCGCGGTGCCGCCGTGGTCCGGGTGGCGTCGAGGTACCGTGGCCGCCTCTGTGGCATGTGCGGGAACTTCAACGGAGATCAGGCCGACGACAAGCTCCTGCCCAGCGGCGCCCCGGCCCCCAGCGATGCCGCCTTCGGGAACGCTTGGCAGACGGACCCCAGCCCCGCTGG GTGCCAAAAGGATTCGGGGGAAGGCGAGCCCTGCCCGGACCTGGCGCAGGCGCAGCAGCTCTGCTTCATCCTCGTCAATCGCTCTGGCCCCTTCGCCGAGTGCCATTGGCATGAAAGTCCCGGTCCCTACGCCCAAGCTTGCATCTACGACCTCTGCCGCTACGGCACCGGGAACCGAATGCAGTGTGCCGCGCTGGAACCATATGCAGAGCTGTGCGCCCTGCACGGGCTTCACCTACCGGACTGGAGGGAGGAGCTGGGTTGCG gggaagggagttccaggccagaggcaggacgtaggcgagCGATAACCGGCGAGATCGAGGTGTA tcgctccctccccctgccccacggcCGGGTCCGGGGAGGCGAGGCGCCGGGGGACGCGGGCGGGGGCTGCGGCGGGGCAG GTGTGACCTGCCCGCCCAACAGCTACTACGACTTCTGCGGGCCGCCCTGCCCGCCCACCTGCGGCGGGTTCAACGGCAGCGGCCTGGGCTGCGGCGGCCCGTGCAGCGCGGGCTGCTTCTGCCGCGACGGCTTCGCGCTGGAGGCGGGCGCGTGCGTGGCCCGGGCCCGCTGCGGCTGCGCGCTGCCCGGCGGCCGCTACCTGCCGCTGGGGGGCGCCGCGCTGCTGCACGACGACTGCAGCCGGCGCTGCGCGTGCCGGGCCCCGGGCGCCCTGCAGTGCGCGCCCCACGCGTGCGCGCCCGGGGAGCGCTGCCGCCTgcgcgggggccggcggggctgCCACCCAACGCGCTTCGGGACCCTGTGGCTCTACGGGGATCCGCACGTGCAGACGTTCGACGGGGCGGCGCTCCGCCTGCACGAGCCCCGACGCTTCACCCTCAGCCGCTCCTGCCgcacccgccgccgccgccgccggctccAGCCCTTCGCCGTCGCCCTCACCGTGGGCCGCGGGCCCGGGGCGGCCGCCTGGGCGCGGCGCTTGGACGTGGACGTGCTCGGGGCGCGGCTCGGTCTGCTGGCGTGGCGACCGGGGTCGGTGGAG GTGAACGGGTCCCGGGCGAACTTACCCGTGGTCCTGGCCGGGGGACGCGTCCTCGTCTACTACAGCGGCTCGGCGGCCGTGGTCCGGACCGACGCGGGTCTGTCCGTGTCCTTCGACTGGTCGCACCACGTCTCCGTGACGGTGCCGGAGACCTACGCCGGGGCCCTGTGCGGGCTCGGGGGCGACTTCAACGGGGACCCCCGCGACGACTTCCGAGCGCCCGACGGCTCGCTGCTGGCCGACGCCGCCGCCTTCGCCGCCAGCTGGCGGGAGCCGGACGCGCCGGGCGCGGCTCCGTGCGTGGCCCCGCGCCCCGCGCCGCGCTGCGGCCGCGAAGCCCAGGCCCGATACCGCGCCGGAGGCGCCTGCGGACTGATCGCCGCCCAGGACGGGCCCTTCCGCGCCTGCCACCGGCCGGACGAAGCTCGGCTCCACCTAGAAAACTGCGTCCACGACTTGTGCGCCACCGGCGGGGCCCGGGACACGCTCTGCGCGCTGCTAGGCAGCCACGCGAGGCAGTGCCAGAGCCACGGATTGCCCATCCTACCGTGGAGGGGGCAGGCGGGCTGCg ACCTACCGTGTCCGGCGCACAGCCACTACGAGCTCTGCGGCTCCTCCTGCCCCGCTTCCTGCGCCGGCCCCGTcccggggctgggcctgggccccGCCCGCTGCCCGACGCCGTGCCAGGAAGGATGTCAGTGCGACCCCGGCTTCGTGCTGAGCGGCACCGGCTGCGTGCGCCCGGCGCGGTGCGGCTGCAGCTCCGGGGGCCGCTACTACGTGGCCGGAGAGACCTTCTGGGCGGGGCCGTCCTGCCTGCGCCGCTGCCGCTGCGACCCCGCTTCCCGCACCGTGCGCTGCGCCGCCGCCGCCTGCCGGACCGGGGAGCGGTGCGGGATGCTGCGGGGCGTCCTCGGCTGCCACCCTCAGCTCGTGGCCTCCCCCGGACATTCGCGTCTGAAAAGGCGCCCCGGGTCCGACGCGCCCTGTTCAGGGCTCTTGGAGGACTTGGCTTCGGTCAGAGGGAGCGGGGCTCAGGTAAATCCCGCTCCTGCCCCTCCATAG